The DNA window AActtgaacaaaaacaaacaaccataATATAATTTTATTAAATACTTCAGATGTTGTGACAAGGTTCACTTATTAGATTTAGACGAAGCTTTCCACCGCTTCTAATTGTGTTCATCAGTGGATTCATGGAGATGATGTGCTTGAAATCGTTGTTTGCTAAGGTTTGGGCATCCCTGGACAAATTAGACTGTTGACATGAAAACAAGTGAATAAAACCTTTCAGCCaggagacatttaaaaaaaagcctcttttcagaagctggaaaaacacaattacTGTGTGTGCAAAAGTTTGTGAACCTTCTGAAGTTTGTTCTTAGAAACTCGCTCTTTGGAACGTACCACATCCAGGTCAGAGGGTTTCTGCAGATCACTTCATCTTCTGAGGTTTTCTTTGCGGTCGTGTTCTCACAGATTTTCCCCGATGTTCAATTTGAGGGTCTGAAGAACTTAACTAGACTCCAGCTTGTGTCACGGTGGATTTAAGATTTGATTTGGATCTATTTCCTGTTCTAGAGGCCAGATTCTAAACTACACTGATATTTAGTTGGATCCATTCTATCATATAATATTTTCACCACCATGCTCAACAAAGGTGTTCTGTTCATCAGATGCTGCTGCATAGTCCTCAGTTAACTTCCCTTTCAGATCCTCAGTCAGTTAGAGGAGCCGGTGGTTGTGTTGTTGAGGTTTGACCAGTCTGAGAATTTATCAGCTCTGGAAATGTCACAGACTTAACGACTTAATGAAGTATTATAGGAAGGAAGTATTTTACAAGTAGAGTGGTGCCTAAACTTAATGCCTTTGCCACAATcgctgtttttttaagtttcttgAAATGGACCAGCTCGTTAACATTTggaaatttcatttttaatgtgtgttttgctgcaggcggaaaaacaaatcaacaaaatatgttATTTGCCTATGGGTGTCCAAATGTATGAGCACATGCTGTGATGTGACTGAAACTCTGAGGTCACAAGATGACAGCTGAGCAGACTCTTATTTGGAATCATATaacctcactctctctctctgtctctctccctctgtgttacAGTTCTACATCTGTGTCGCAGCCATGGTCGGGTTAAGCGTGGCGAGCGTAGCCGTGACCCCCCCGCCGCATCTACCGGACTTGTTTCCCGTGCTGGTGTCCACTTTGGCTTTCCTGCACTTTTTGGGGACATTTGTATATTTCCACGTCGTGCAGTTCAGTGGCCCGCCCACCAGGAAGAGCCAGAAGAAGATGAGCTGAGTGATGCCAAACCTCGAGGCTACGAGCTGGTTGTGCTTCAGTGAAAGCCAGTGTTACATTCTGGGGTCGATTTCCTCGAAAGGTGCACAAGGGGATTCCCCTCGTGCCGCCAGGAACCAAATAGAAATGGGACAAAGTTCATATTCAGGCTTCATCTTGTTAGCCAGACTCTGACCATAGAGCCTCAGTGATGTTTGCTGGTAAATGTACTGCACAAGAAAATGCCAATTCATTGCTGGGATATTGAATGAAAGGAATGGGTGGTGATATTTTGGACCAAATGATTTTGTGAAATTGTAAGATGAACTCGGTAGACCTccgccaaggctcaacagtcgCTTTCTGAAACCACACTTAAATTCACTATAtgcttatttatatttgtactaAATTCCATCACACtcatcagtcccctaaacaatTACTCTTtccccatcaagatccatgaattattttctgtgaaggaaagtgaaaaaacactttaatgtgtTGTTTCCTGATCCAAACTTTCTTTCCAAGTAACAAACTGACaagaggtgaaaacacaacatccttgGCCGAGGTAACAAGCTGAGTACATCCCACACATTTTAGTTTCAAGCTACAGAAGGTGGTCACAATAATAGGAACACCTCTGTTAGTTTTAGGTTATTATTCAAAGAGGTGCTGGTTAAAGCTGTAGATACTTGCTGTAATGACATGTAGTGGTATTGTGAGGTGTTTGTGTTACTTTGTCCAGCCTCCACCTTCTGTGAGGATTGTGATTGGACTCAGGTCTGCTCGTTATGATCGTTAGTGATCCATTCATGTgaacttttttccttttttaaataattttctactttttttaaGTGAAGTTAGTctggtgaaaataaaataaaattctcGGCAATTGTAAAGTGAACACAAGTGTTATTcccacagcctcacacacagtAAACTGTCTACATTAACCAAGTCATCTGCTAAATCACCTTCTAACAGTCTGCCCCAGACAGAGCCAATAATTGGAGAGAAATTATATCTTTCAACGCTTTTACTCAACAGCATTAAATTTTAATTACAAGTCCCGGGTACTGGAAGGGTCCTGTACAAGAGACCTGCACATTTGTAGTGACGGCTGAGGCCTTAAAAAGAGATGATGGAAGGTGACATATCTGAACATAATGCTATAAAGTTGAAAtaccacagaaaaaaaaggtgcaAAGCAATTTCTTTCTTCAATCTCTGAGAAAGTTAATGACCGgcataaaaaaaatccattacaACTATAAATGTTATCAGGTCAGTGAGGGTTGCCTGTGCATCTGAGGCTCGGGGCCAATCGGCACTAATGGACCACAGGGACAAATAGGAGCCGGAGATCTGAGTTAACTGGTTCGACACTGGGACACGGACACACGGGAACCATTAGAGGTGGCGTGTGGGGCGTTCGCTCGATTTTTTACAACATGTGTTTATATAGGCTAATGAAATGTCAATTCCTTCACAAAGATGCAAGAGAATTTGATAATGTCCTCACTTCTAAAATGGAGAAAGCAATAAAATGCAGGTGGACAAATACAGCAGAATCTAAAGAGAAATCACATTTGAAAACAATCtgtttaattcaaattaaaatagtGCAGCAATGATAAGCTGAATCATCTATTCAAAGAATATTCGATTTCAGGACAACTGGGAAAACAAATCAGCTGTGATTCAAGTGAAAGCTGCTGGAAAAGCCAATGAATGTGGTGTTCTGTCACAGAAAGTTAATCAACATCAATTTTGATAACTGATTTATCGTCCAGTCATTCATCAAGCAAAACGCCCTAAAGGTGCTTGTTCCAGCTTCTGCTGTTTTGCTGCTTCTCTTGTTCCATTTCATATAATTCAGCAGAATATCTTTGGATTTCTGAGGATTTGTTAAACTAGATAAACCCTTGAAAGAAAAACGTGTTGGACTCCTGGTTCTTGTTATGTTgctcaaaatgaataaaacaagtgttgaaaacaaaaagcaaaagacTAAACTACTGAACTACTAACCTTCAACTGAAGATCTGTGTCTGGCTGTGATCACACTGCTCTGTTGAAACTGAAGGAGACAGATTCAGTTTCGCAAATGGATTCAGATGAACTTCTTTCATTTTAACCACTTGAACTCATGGTTCTCTTACTAAAGCTAAACGAGCATCTTCCATTTCCCCAGTCCTCCTTCACCAGCTTTTCTCCCAGGATGCACTCTGGCTCTCAACCTTTGAGATGATGAAGCCTCGGAACTAAACCTGTGCTAATGGGACCACGGATTAATACTCTTGAAATGACACGAGATAACTTGGTATAGATCCCAATCGGTGCTGGTGAAGATGTGGATGTGTTGTAACGGGAGTGGGAGCTGGGTATCAAACCCACCGGGGGTCCTTCATTCAACCTCCTCAAGGGGCTTGTATCAAAACATTAGTTTTGTTTATGGCTGTACCGGCTTTGTCCTTCACGTGGCCTCTAAGGGTGATAAAGTGAGAGTTACACGATCCACCTTAGGCAGAAATAGGAAATGTTGCTGTGAACACCAGCTGTTGCTTAGGTCGACTTGGGCAGCGAGAGGCCTCAGCCTTCCCAGGCGCTGCCAAATAAAGAGACTACTGTGTTGTGCAagacagtccccccccccaccaccacccacctTTACTTTCCAAAGGTGTTAAACTGCACGGGTGGGGAGCGTTGCATAGTTTTAGCCATAAAGGGGATGAGGGTTGCCATCTGAAAGAACATTATTTGCACAGCGTTGCAGCATTGTGGTTAATGTAGAATCAACATTTGTCAGCTGCCCGGCAGAGGCtctggggggggttgggggggaggCGGGGGGTCTAACGTGTCAGAGGAGCCGCTCCTACCGTTTCAGACACTTCTCCCGCAAATGAGTGACGGCCTCCGACACAACCCGGCCTCACCACTGACAGCCCGGATTCCACATTCGTCTCCTGCCTTATCTCCGTGGGATCATACGCACAAGAAGTGAAGAGCAATTCCACGAGCTGTCAACAGCCAAGGTGCCTCGCTAACACAAACCCGGGGAATatgggagagaggaaaaacatgatTGTAACCCCACTGGCACCCGGTGATGTCACGCACACGCCGCAGTCACTGTCAGGATTCTCACCGAGAAGAGAGTAAACAGGAGGCAAATATTATTCATAAATGTACGGCAACTTTATTTGTGATTAATTCAACTCATAATGGACTTGAGAAACTGGTAGGAGCTGCCCTTCTTCACAGGATCTAGAgagaaaaatgataaaaaccCAAAGTCAAGTTTTTGAAGatatatgtaaatgtgtatataaTATCTAAATTGCATGAAAATAATCTCTAGGGCGaattgtttgtcttttaaataaatcCCCTCATGGATGATGTATTCTAAATCTCATTCACTACGACCTACTGCTTATCATTTGCTGTATAGTATATTTTTTTGCACCCCCAAGATGAAAGGCGGTGACGTTTCGGTAAATCAGAAATCACGCCTGAGAAGAGACTGCATACTCTGCAGCCAGCGCTGTGGATCGAACACCACCTGCTCCTGTTGGACCCAAACAGCCTAATATACAACTCCCCTGTTTAATTGCCGCTGTGTGGTCAATCAGAAAGCATAAAACTCCCGGTGGGTAGGTGGCATCTGTCTGTGAGGCGTGAGAGGATTGATGTGCCGGAGCCTCGGAGCTGCCGGGGCCCGGCGGCCTGCAACCGGGCGCCACGCAGCACCATCACTTTTATGACATCTTAAGGAATCTTCTTTTTTAATACAGCCCATTACTGCTGACATACAAATCTTCCCCAACGTGGTCCCATCTATGGCCTGATCAATTTTTACACTGCTGAGCCGTCCCCTTTCCCCTCATTTTGTCATTTCAAAATTCATATTATATAGGATTGTCTTATGGGAGAAAGAGCAATAAAAATACGTTACCACCTCGACGACGTGCACGAGTCAGTGCTGGGCCGTCACTAAAAAGCTTCACCGAAAATAAAATTTGTTTCTGCAGTAAGCAGAActgtttaaatgttatttatttttatgttccTAAGAAAATATATTGTGAAGTGCAGCATTGATTTAGAACATAACCATGTCTCGATACGCGTTGAGGGGCTGAATTTATGAATCCTTTGCACAACTCCTTTAATTGAATTTTCCAAATCTCTCAGCAGACACAAATAATCAATAGCTACAGCTGAGGGAAACTTGCCTCAGAATTATTAGGGCctttctttttcaattttgtAGTCATCAGCACATACAGGCGCTGTGGGTATTTGTAATGCCGCGACTATGCCCCCAAGGATTTATGCCCCGGCCCAAGCCTGATTGCTCACGAAAAGTGACTTTAGACTGCTTACTGAAACTTTTGTTAACCTTACAGGAGAGTAGacgggaaagagagagagggaggggggaggcaggagggaaggagacaaggagacaaggaggcaAAGTGTGATTGGAAGATTGAGCTTTAAGGTTTAAAATGGATTTACTCGGAGGAGACTGAGGTATCCCACAGATCCTGGACATGGGGGAAGATTGTAATAGCTACCACGGAAGGATTGTTTTAAAAATTATTGAAATTATAGTATTTTAACGATTAAAACAAACCTGTATACAATTCAATTTAAAGCATTACACATCCTGGTAGGACCAGTAGCTTATAGGAGCTATGTTCTACTGCTCTGTACAGTTTGTGCCCTTATTGAGTCAGTTTACAGTTTTGTGACTTGTCTCGTTGTGCGGCTGTTACACGATGTTTTACCATTTAACGTTATCTCATTATTGTTACTTGTTTAAAGAAGGATATGCAACAATCATGTGCTTCTGTTCTGCTGCACATTTGCCTCCAGGGTTCCCAGAGGACGAGATACAAATAGACATGTTTTTGCAACAGACAATCGAGGTTTACATTGTGGTCGTTTTGTGAAGAGCAACCCGTCACCACAAATCAGTGCGTTTGATATTATCACAATCACACGGTATCTCAACTGGTGCCAATAATCATCAGCACAGATAGATTTGGATTTTTGACATCTCCGTCTTTTTAAATGCTGTGATTTAATCGTGTGTCATATTATCACGGCTCAGTGTTTTGCTCTGTCATTCTGAATCCTGCTGCAGCCACAACACAGAACACGTTCAGAATTTTGACTATTATCTCATGTTActacatttttttgaaatatatttattaaatgtgttaGTATTGTCTCCTTggctgttttatattttgtacatttctCACCTATCTTAAACACGCTctacaaataaatcaaataatgatGAATTGTTATTATACCTCTGGTGTGGagggaaataaatcaaacatttactcAGTATTTAAACTTTAGCCCTTTTCAATATGTTTCTTATCATGGCACAATACCTTATATTCGATATTCAATGATATATGtactgtttattattatatgtacATTATTGAACACGTACAACAGTACATAGTATGTTAAAAGCACCTTATTCCTATCATTCccactgtgtgtatatattgatatataatATGTTATCTCCCACTGATGATGTTAAATTCAACAACCAGCCTATACAGCATAATCCTACATCCTCAGTTTTTCCCCCCAGACTTTCTTACCCCCCTCTCAGCACATGGACCCGAAGCGTTAAGGCCAAAGCAGCAAAtctaaacaaacattttacacaAGAGCAGAATCACGCTTCCAGATACCATCAACATCATCTGTCTGGATTTCACGCTCTCAGCAGATATAGGCCAGAGCTCTTCGGCAGCTTTGAATAacagtttgttttcttaaaatgtgTGTCTGCCCGCGCACAGAGGAGCGATTCTCTCCCGCAGCTATCGGCCCTGACATCATGAAGTGTGTTGTTGTAAGGAGGTTTATGCAAAACTGATACATTTCATGGATCCACCATGTGACAAAAATGTGACATTCCTGGGGTGTGGATCCACAATGCATCATGTATGTTTGGCTCCCTTACTGGAACTAATTCAAATAATTTCTAACAACCTTATCGGAAAACAAGCTTGCTTCCTGACAGTAGCCCCTATTCATTTTCCACAAGTCGCCATTGTATGATTGGATCACAAGAATTGCTCTGCTGCAGGCATAACATGTGcctaaaataatcaaattaattcTTTCCCTAGGAAATCTACTCATTGACTTGTTTGTGCAACCAtaacaaaatgttgtttttctccgAAAGTCGCGGAGCACACGATTGTTTGAGCGACTAAAACAAGCGTCCATTGATGCTGTTACTGTTAAGGAGCGAGGAAGATGCAGGAAGAAGCGAATCAAATAGTGAAGTAGTGGCGGGTGGGGATGTCCTTGGGAATCAAACGCCCTCGTGACTACGTTAGTGTTCCTTCTCATCTTTGAATCAAccaattttttttccttttagcCCTTAACAGACCTTAAGATAAGGTCACAATCACCACAATCACACATGTCTACATGAGGTGAATGGCCTCAGGCTGAGGGAGGCGAGTCACTCAGCTCTCATTACAAGCTTTTTCATGTTAAATCTGACTGAGTGTGAATAACGTTTGAAGAAAACACCTTTTGTGGCGTTTTCTGTTTTGGTGAATTGAAAGTTGCAAGTCAGCGCTGCCTGAGAAAACTGACATCACCACTGCAGTCATTCATTCAGTCTGTATTACGGGTTTATCCACCAAGGAGGTCCATGGGGACACGGTGGCTACACTAGGTGTTTTAGGTTTTCTAGAACATTACCTTATTAATCACCCATATTTTGGTGACAGCTCTCATTGAAATTAGTGACTAAAACATCtgatttgtttattaaaaagtgGAGATACCCCTATTCTGTCTTGAGTGGTGTAGCTTGGTCAGTTGACTCGAAATACAACACGGcgataaattattataaaatccctaaaagcacatagaagttgtgaaaaggataaaaataaatgtagattATGTGAAAATATTAAACTGAGCTTCACTCGTCTTAAAACCGGCGGCggcagcttttattttttcaataaatCTTGAGGTATTGTTCAACCCTCAGCTCCACTAAGAATGAGGCCGTAAAGCGTCTCAGTGTGATAAAACCAAACTGACGTGGATAGGTGAGTTAATGTAGATGGTGTAAAAAGCATAATGAATGAAGCACATGAATGTTAAACAACAGATATTGTTTACTCTGTGTATtgtatttagtttgttgtatttattatcaGATACATTACCTTGAGTGTGATTGTTGGGGCCTTTTAAAGATGAAGCTGCTCTGGACGCTGTAAAGGCAAAAAACATCATAACATTTCTTTACGATGAGGCAACAAATTCAGAAATTAATAGAAAGTTAGTCCCGCTGATCCGATAGACAAGTGAAAACTGATTTTACTGTAAAGTGGGACTCAATCCATTTTACGTCAAGGTGAATCAGTGGGAAATAGAGGAAATACCATGAAACCTCAGTTTTGATTTGGTTTTCTCACACAATCAGGTGAAACCACGGAAGTCACTTCATGTACTCACTCAgttctctgtgtctcctcagctCAGTCCTCAGGTCAACAGAAGATCCAGTGAGGGGACGTCCTTGTTCACTGCTGCCCTCTACTGGCTAACTCCAACACGGGGTTAAAGAGGAGAataaagaaaaccacaaaaccATCAATACACAGGAAAtagaaagagaataaaaaaaggtaGCCAGCTGTCTTGGAAATAAATggacaaagaaaggaaaaatgCAGTCGTGCAAGAAGCTATTCAGAAAGGAAAAGTCATGTCAGAAGTGGATTTTCagtgtgtgataaaaaaaaccaCCATCTCTCAATCTGGAGATATGATGGAGACAAAGAAATTTCCGCCTATTCTAAAGATTTAAGACCAAAGGAAAAAGCCTCTCACCAATATTTCCTCCAGCTCTTTCCTGGCTCTGACGAATGCATCTACGGATTGGTCCAGTTTAGATCGTAGGGAGTCCAGTCTGAGTAGagccaaagagaaagagagggagagaggggtgaAGATACAATCACACGTTCAGAAGTATCCAGATTATACAGACAGGGAATGATACTAGAATAAATGGCTGGTTGACAGTAAATAACTAATACTGGTTATTTACATAGCGGCTGTTTTGATATTTATCAGTGGTTTGAAGTATGGTAATTTGATGGGGCTCGACATATACAAAAAGGACATTCAAGATAAACACGCAAAATACCTTTATTTCAGTAGGTTTCTCTGGGTTGAAATACTGTTTATAACTAAACCATTAATTTCCTGAACTACCTTTGCTTTAAAGTAGAGATTTATTCATTCACTCAtacgtttgtttgtgtctttttgttatttttgtacaACTCTGGCTCTTTTCAGTCCGGCTGTTTTGGATTCCCTCCAAATACAATTAATTTAATGTCGAGAGCGTCAATAAATTAAAACACTGCACCCAAGTGACCCTAATCTGACACGACCAAGTGAGTGTAATGAATGTACTGTAAACCGAGCCGATGTAACGTATTAGTGACAGCGCtatgaaattaaaaactaaTGCTCGTCTTGATGGATGAGCCTGACACCAAATGTCTGCCTGGGCTAAGGAAATGGTTCTTGTGTTAAGTGACTCTTATACAACTATTTTTAGTGCTATGTAAATCACCGATAATTTGGCCAGTGATGGATCTCCATCATTTCATGTCTCCTGTCATTAAATTCTGATATGTCATTATGACCATCAGGAAAGTGTGGCAATTGCAGTACAGCAACTCAAAGGGGAGTTGACTTTAACCCTTTAACTCTGTGTTCTACTTGGACTCTGTTTAATTAAAAGTGACAAAACTCAACAGCAAATACATAAATAgcacaatataaaataaatgcaaaatctGTGTCATAAATACTCACTTTTCCAATTCTGTCTGAGGGACCCCTTCTTTTTCAGAGACTTTGGTCTTACCGCCTGTTAATGAAGCACCACATCCTTAATAATGTAATTAAGAATAGACAAACTTATATACAAATTATTAACAAAACTATTAAATCCTTGTCTCTATAAATCTGAAATGCAGATCATGAACAGATGTAATTTCCAAGGAAAGACTGAGTAGCAGATTTAGTTTATTCATCTGGCAGTACATTATTGAATTTATCTCAATAAGGTAATTTCTGAAAGGAGAAAGACTATTGGAGATATAAATATTACGTCTAAATCATTGCTTATAATACACAGAATGAGGTCATCTCAATGGGATCTCGATGGGAATCCACCCACCTGCTTGAGAACTTGTGGTCGCAGGCAAGGTTTTGATGTTTCTTGTAGGCACTGGGATTTTAGAAGTTGGCTGCTGTTAAGGGACAGTGAAAAAACCAACTACGCTGAAACATACCACAATATTCAAACATTATAAACACAGACAACCTTGATGTTACATTTTAAACCTTTAAATCCTTCTTAACACAGACTGAATCGAACATGTCAACCCGTTAAATCATTCTTTTAATAAGAAATGAGAGTGAGGGGTGATTGACACCTCAATATATCAGAACACCTGAAAGACTGTTTACTTACATTCTGGGTGGTGCCCGTGGGCAGAGGTTTACTCACACTGTTGGGAAAAATTAtagatttaatatatttaataaggGAACTAGTACTGGTTATCTGAATATCCAATAGACAACAATGCAGTGACCCAAACTAATTATTTAATGCATCATAAAAATACAACATCAACACTTTGTAGAGAAAGGTCCGTCCCACTTGTCCCAGTTTGAATACCTCATGTATTATAACATATTTCCCACCTCAGTTTAAAGGCATAAAAGCCAAATATAGCAATTTCACTTGGAATATTACAACAAACGCAGTATTAAGCccatgtgaaaataaaacaaccttCATTAAGTTAGATAATAACTTGCAGAAATGAGGATAGACCTTTTTGAAAGAAGCCAGTTTtatacaaaacaattaaaacaatgacattatttaaagttatgttgaaTGAATTGATGCGATGTGTAAAACCTGTGTTTACATTCATGGCAGCAGTGAAAACATCTGTAATGTTTGAGTATTTCTGAAGTAAACTGGAGTTAAAATCTCCTTCAGAGCGACACATTTTGAATAAGACATTAATATTATATCATAGTTATAGTATAACTTTAGATTTAAAGGATACAGTAAAGTACTCACGGCATTTTCCAGCTTCAGTTCGTCTCAGTAAAACGTTTGTCACAAATATACAAGTGATGGAACTGGCGCCTTTGCGTCAGTCAAATGGTTCGTGTGAAACATGAGCGGTCACATATATGGTTCCAGCTTCCCCTGTTTTTTATATCTACTGctcaaagtatttttaaaattaaatacaaactcTTATTGGATAGTTTTTGCTGATATGGAGTGTAAAGAATAATTCAAAACAATCACATTATGTGTAATTAGCAACGAGaactgtgagtgtttgtttctttagGGACGTATTTTCATGAACACCTGACTTTTTTTGTTTACGTAGCAACAGGCAGCGCATAGCAACGGTGCAGGACGGATGTCTCTGCTGACGCGAGTTTCATCCAGTTCAATGAATCCTGCTTGTTCTTGGGTCCATATACACGTTAGATAATTAAGATTAAATCCCATTTAGCTCCAGTAACATCGTTTGATATCCAGGTAGCTAGGAAGCTAGCTAGGGAGCTAAGGAGCTAGCTACCGGAGCTAcatcccagtcctcccagtgaTGTCTGTCCAGGAGTCCCACCGTGACGAAGAGGAGGATTTCTACACCCAGTGCAGAGCCTCGTACCTCGCTGTGTTCAAGTCCAGTTTGTCGAACATCACGTCGAAGCAGCAGCTGTGTCGCGgtaagctaacgttagctagctgGTAGCTTTTTAAAAGGACCAGTACAGCTTGTACTGTTTTCACTGGGTGTGTGACGTGGGCACAggggacaagctgcagagttgATGTCAGATAACAACGTGGACACCAGCAGTCCCTGGGACATCAGTGGGATGTGACCCATTAAAACAAACTGGGTCTGATTTATATTTAGCTTCTcctgttgtttgtttatgagcCTTTCTTTGTGTTCTCCTTCCCAGACCTTGGCTGTGTATTGACATCACTTTCCAGTTATTTGAAGGAGGaaagtttttaatttttagaTTTGTGTGGTTTCACTCTTTCAACTCGTAGCCCCCCACGCTGACCTGCTGATCCATCGTCACTACAAACACATGACGTGCTGCTCAAGTTGAATCGGGTTCAATGAGCCTGTTGTAGTGATCCCAGTTATTAAAAATACCACGAAATGTATGAATGAAATTTGGGGAAATGTGCATTAAAAGAAACTCAGAATATTTCTGCGCCACAGACTTTAGACAATAAGTATAAAATCAGTTCTAGGTTTGTCAGTGACGtccagaggtgtcaagtaaggaagtacaaatactttgttaccttacttaagtaaagGGTagaata is part of the Limanda limanda chromosome 9, fLimLim1.1, whole genome shotgun sequence genome and encodes:
- the itgb3bp gene encoding uncharacterized protein itgb3bp produces the protein MPVSKPLPTGTTQNQPTSKIPVPTRNIKTLPATTSSQAGGKTKVSEKEGVPQTELEKLDSLRSKLDQSVDAFVRARKELEEILPVEGSSEQGRPLTGSSVDLRTELRRHRELTSRAASSLKGPNNHTQDPVKKGSSYQFLKSIMS